The Chionomys nivalis chromosome 20, mChiNiv1.1, whole genome shotgun sequence genome includes a region encoding these proteins:
- the Ing2 gene encoding inhibitor of growth protein 2 — MQGAREGERTLPATPALGKGTARQAGTQVRTAYLRGQPRCSVRPAAAGGDRPRPRGARREVAAHARSRARCTLGRLSSRRPHSAGSAQGPRSPSRRLAREAHPGSARWRQVEIGGLGGALSSGGRVPAAPGGRAEERRSWLLHVWLLDAEAAAAAAARSSSSSSGGARMLGQQQQLYSSAALLTGERSRLLTCYVQDYLECVESLPHDMQRNVSVLRELDNKYQETLKEIDDVYEKYKKEDDSNQKKRLQQHLQRALINSQELGDEKIQIVTQMLELVENRARQMELHSQCFQDPAESERASDKGKMDSSQPERSSRRPRRQRTSESRDLCHMTNGVEDCDDQPPKEKKSKSAKKKKRSKAKQEREASPVEFAIDPNEPTYCLCNQVSYGEMIGCDNEQCPIEWFHFSCVSLTYKPKGKWYCPKCRGDNEKTMDKSTEKTKKERRAR; from the exons ATGCAAGGCGCTCGGGAAGGAGAGCGGACCCTGCCAGCCACCCCGGCGCTGGGGAAGGGGACCGCACGCCAGGCGGGGACTCAGGTGCGCACCGCCTACCTCCGCGGTCAGCCCCGGTGCTCGGTGAGGCCGGCAGCGGCGGGAGGTGACCGACCACGGCCGCGGGGCGCTCGGCGGGAAGTCGCCGCGCATGCCCGGAGCCGCGCCCGCTGCACCCTGGGTCGCCTTAGTTCCCGCAGGCCTCACTCGGCCGGCAGCGCCCAGGGGCCCCGCTCGCCGTCTCGGAGGCTCGCGAGGGAGGCGCATCCCGGATCCGCCAGATGGAGGCAAG TGGAGATCGGGGGACTCGGCGGTGCCCTCTCGAGCGGCGGCCGTGTCCCCGCGGCGCCGGGCGGCCGAGCGGAGGAGCGGCGGTCGTGGCTGTTGCATGTGTGGCTGCTGGAtgcggaggcggcggcggcggcggcggcgaggagcagcagcagcagcagcggcggcgcCAGGATGttagggcagcagcagcagctgtacTCGTCGGCCGCGCTCCTGACCGGAGAGCGGAGCCGGCTGCTCACCTGCTACGTGCAAGACTACCTGGAGTGCGTGGAGTCGCTGCCCCACGACATGCAAAGGAACGTGTCGGTGCTGCGGGAGCTGGACAACAAATAccaag AAACTTTAAAGGAAATTGATGATGTCTatgaaaaatataagaaagaagaTGATTCAAACCAGAAGAAACGCCTACAGCAACATCTGCAGAGAGCGTTGATTAATAGCCAGGAATTGGGAGATGAAAAAATTCAGATTGTCACACAAATGCTCGAATTGGTGGAAAATCGGGCAAGACAAATGGAGCTGCACTCACAGTGTTTCCAAGATCCTGCTGAAAGTGAACGAGCATCAGACAAAGGAAAGATGGATTCTAGTCAACCCGAGCGATCTTCTAGAAGACCTCGAAGACAGCGAACCAGTGAGAGCCGTGATTTATGTCACATGACAAATGGGGTTGAAGACTGTGATGATCAgccaccaaaagaaaagaaatccaaatcCGCCAAGAAAAAGAAacgctccaaggccaagcaggaAAGGGAAGCCTCGCCTGTTGAGTTTGCAATAGATCCCAATGAACCTACCTACTGCTTATGTAACCAAGTGTCTTACGGGGAAATGATAGGCTGTGACAATGAACAGTGTCCCATTGAATGGTTCCACTTCTCATGTGTTTCACTCACCTATAAACCAAAGGGGAAGTGGTACTGCCCAAAGTGCAGGGGAGACAATGAGAAAACAATGGACAAAAGtactgaaaagacaaaaaaggagagaagagcgAGGTAG